The DNA window GTAGCAGAGTTATGAATATACCTCAACTCCTATTGTGgtcttatatattatgaatcCACTTGACTGATAACCATGAAATTTTCACCACgataatcttataatatatattatactactagtatattacattttcaaattagtttgaaaacaatgtatgtttataattcaacaagtattaacttaaaatatgatGTATTTCAGATCGAGTGAGCGTCGCGGCGAGGAGAGGCGCGTCCCGCTCGAGAACGGCCGCGCGcacccgcgcccgccgcgcgaCCCGCGGGACGCGCGCGACACGCGGGACAGCCGGGACGCCCGAGACAACCGAGACGCGCGGGACGCGGTGAGACatgcatcatcatcataatcatcatcatcatcaacagcctattttttgtccactgctggacataggcctctcccagtgcacgccactgtggccTTTCTCcggctggatgcgagtagccggagaaagaccacagtgagACATGCagttagatattatttataaacaaattatatatattattgacaaACAAATTTTGCTAGAatggtttagttttttttttttcatcttagTGCGTAAATGAGAATACTTTTTTCCTTAAAAGTATGTGGTATTCAAGGCATTCTTATTTAGCTAACACACACAatcttataaatgtttaaaattttacagaGCGGTCGCAGACGTGATGACAGGCGAAGGCAGACTGATGACGAGAGCTCTGTACTCGACAGCCAGGACGTTTCCAGCGCCGATAGAGGTGCGtcaattaatacttaatttttatctaACACTAGTATATGGTGtagttttagtatatatatacatcgcTTTGTACTGCCGTGTTTTATAATGGAGTATGACAATACCATCAAATTACATCTTactattaagaataattaacaaattttaaaaaatatgatataaaattttcaagcTCTGTCAGTATAGTACTAccttttaaaatgaaacttcACGTTAACTGGCGCATGTACCGTTAGTAACGCTATTgagtgattaattttttttattttcttactaatgtaataaaataaaagaaattctatatttattaagtatttgtgCCCAGGGTCTGCTCATGAAAGTAAATTTACTAGAATACAGTTTATATTATGAtggattaatttgtctttgaaaatatttattagtgcaAGTAGTTACTAAAACGATTATATCTTAATACAGCTACGtattacttttaacattttttaatatctgcGTTGTATGTACAAGGCAACCTTTTAAGAAGGTAGAATTGTAAATAGCTGACtcctaaaaattaaataaagaataaatttatttgattgtttttctGCTACTACATATAGTTTTAAAGGTTATGTTTAGAATGAAAAACGTGGCCCCCTGTTGGCCCTGTTACAATATTCAAATGGATTAGTTGAAATCTGatataaaaaggtatatttgatattaatcttTTATGCTATATTAATTctttttcattgaatttaattaacatttacctTTCCACATAATAGTAACATATTCATTTTACACTAATACTACactaataatgaaattattcaaTGCATGTTAAAAGTAAATGTCCCGCAACCATTGCCCTACTGCACTGTAATCTTTAAGTATAATACATTTGATGTAAGATGTATATTGAAGCATAATATAGTACCCCAGTAACAGGAatccaaaatataataaatgcagaATATAAGTCTTTTTCATTGAAAAATTTAGTTTTTgacaaaatcattattatttaaggcTGTGCTTAGACTCTAAGGCCGTAAGGCTGTTATACAGTGACCAGTATTTTCATTGTTCATAatccataattataatattttgactcGCGATTCTTTAAAACATGGCAGTACAAAgttactttacatatataacattaatcagTAAACCACTTAAATTCTTATTATCTTATGAAACTCCATATatgcttcaaaaatattatcattatattttaaaaagacattctattgatttattataaaaaagtaacaaatttttattgaataataattatgtttgatGATTTCATTTGAAAACCCGAGACAAGCAAATGGAGTAtgaattttatatctatataatatattgatgggCAAGTTCTTGTTATTTTGTAGAATAAAAAGTCTAATAACTATTACCTAAATCTGAAAATATTACTGAATGTGCTAGTTAAAATGTAGTGTGTAGTTTgatattgttatgtttatatatatttatctatgcaTATAgtggttttgtttgttttgcaccctatttattattattacattttaattagtaCATAAACgaatggtgttttttttaaattatttttgtatttttgattAGTCGTGGGTGAATAGTTTGCTATTTCTGGATGATCTTATTCTGCCTCTTagaatttataatcatatttgcATAGTTTGATTGATTAACTCAGGTGATGGTGTCCGTGATCTTCGAGTCGGTCGTAAAGCACCAGTAAAATGACACTTGTTACTGCTCTCGTGGGCTTTACACATGTTTACGTTTCCTAAGGAAAAAATCCTTAAAATCATCGTTGTTACTGTAACAGTAAAGTACCGAAACAAAAGTGACTTAACATATACGTTGGTACAATACGCACAATCTAAGTTGGTCGAGCGAAAATTGAGCccctattatatttatgattcgCGGATTGTAAACGATAACGATAATCACGGATTCCGCAATCGTAACCGTCCAAGTCTCGTGGCACACGGTCATCGGAGACCACTCTCAATAGGGACCAACTCAGATCGAGCGAATTGCACGCACACATATTCGAACTAGAGAGACGGTAGCGGCATGCGGTAGGATAGCAGGTAGCGTTAGCGGGAGCGGGCGCGGGAGCGGGGTAGGGCGCGGCGTCCAGGAGTAGCGGCTTGACCCGACTCGTGTGTGTGGTGTGCAGAGTCCGCGTCGTCGGAGGACGGGGCTGCGCCCCCCGGCGCGGCCGCCAGGCGCCGGCGCCGTCGGCGGCAAGGTACTCGCAGCCTGCATGCCCACCTCCACTCCACTCGCACTCACACTCGCACTCCCATCTTACTCATGGACATTTATTCTCACTGCGTTTATTCCGTTTTGGGTGTTGGCTCCTGCTTCGATTGTTCATTTGATACTCGAATTAAAACAAAGTTCACATTTCTTCTACTTTATTTCTATCAAGTCGATTACGAGTTGCATTTCCAGATGAAAATGcttgttacaattatttattttattaatctatcaTATTCACCATACAGCAAACATTTACACATTTGGCCCAAAActgataattgatataattttttgtattataaaatttgaaaaaatagttatatagttactatactactactattattatttttggttgCCAAACGTAATGAACTGTCATtcttaatatattgataaactGTGTTTACATATAgtgaattgttttaaatactaaaGCATGAACCTCTGTagttaaaaagctttttaaaTTTACCGTGTTGCGGTAGTGGTGCATGAAAATGTAGAATTTAATTATCACACGATGTAAGATTTTCAGATTGAATAATAAAggatttatatgtacataattaaatatattgcgatTTACAGTCTCGGATTCATCGTGCGCCAGTTGCACCAGAGCTTGTCATTAACAGTACTTAACATGCTTGTTATTGATGTGTAGTAAATagtcttttaaaatatgaattacaaatttaaattgtaatatgttttcccttatttactattattattattaattaaaaaaaccacgCTGGCACCGAAAGGAGGAGGGAGTGGACATATCTAAATGTGAAGTACTGTCGACAGGAGGCGGGTGGAAGAACGGCGTGGGCGGCGGAGGAGGCGCCGCGGGCCCGGCAgccgcgggcggcgcgggcgcgagTGCGGGCGGCGgagcgggcgcgggcgcgggcgcgggtgcgggcgcgggcgcgggcaaGGTGCGGCGCGACGCGGCCAAGGCCAAGGCCGAGCCGCTGCTCAACGGCACGGCGTAGGGCGGCGCGCCGACGTCGCCGACGTCACGTCCCGTATCGTGCCCGCGCGTCCCGCGGACGGCCGGCCCTCGCTAGACTTACTCGTATTATGCTTTTGTAAGAGATTCGTGATTTGTATTCCTGATTATTcgataatatgaaaattaaacacGTGTACGTCGCTCCCCCGGACGATACCCGCCGATCGCGGCCCCTCGGCGCCCCATGGGAGATCGGACATAGCTCAGTCGGTACCGCGTACGTGTGCCGTAGCTCGTACTCTGTGGTTATGTGATTTCCTATGAAATAAACGTTTCTGTACATATTTtcaaacgtatttttatttgtacgaATACTCGCCGCGCGGTCGGCGACGCGACTGTCGCGTCGCGTCGCGTCGCGTCGCCGCCGCGGGACGTCGGCGTCGAGGCgatacattcatttttataaaaatactatgacTAGTCAGGATGTTACAAATACAACGACTAAATTATGACTAAAAATTCTTAAATTCTCGGAAGGGATCCTGGGGTACATTTATTGTGACACTCAGAAATATAAAGTTCTTAACGAGATATCGATTACAAATTATGTACCTACTCTATAAGATTTCACTTAGCCTATACGAAATTCGAGCTAATACAGTTCATAAACTGCAATAAACCGAAGATAATCTTCTCTAGGCagcgttataataattatttacaaaaggtAACTACATCAGTCATTACAATACTGTGATATGCATTATTGCCGGGATATcactactaaaaatatttacaaagtacAGATATGCTTCAGGAATGATCTAGAATTTGTGGATTCACTTGATTTTACACGAAATGGGCGACTTATCGCATGAATTATTCGCGGCATATAATGAGCGGCTGATTACAGGTTGCAGATACCGGTATCAAATATGTTATCTGCTGTAGGTATCTGTGAtcaaatctatactattatctAATTAAGGATATGAAGCTAGTCGTATCACACTGGGTCCAAGTAGCTAACTATTGAAATGTCTTCTGTCTACGTGTACAAAGTATAACAGGTTTTATTTGGTATAAGTCCGGCCGGGTGTGACACGGCAGTTCCCAGGTTCATGCGATGAGTCGCTCCTCACAACATTGTATTGACATTAGAATATTGTATCACGTGAATCCAACATTAGGTACGAATTGTATGCAATTAGCatattttgatatgtttttacggatatttgttttgttttaaaactctATAATTAGACATTACCATAAGTTCGAATTTTGGACAATTTTGTAGGACGTTTCATAGTTGTAGGAACGGAATACATACAGATAACgagtttcatttaattattcaaacttCTTGAACAATAAAGTTGACAGTTATAAATTACTgactttttctttcttttaaaaatttatttgtattgtaaaaaacattgtgtttgttttttcttttcttttaagtAGAAATATGTtgcctttatttatttcactttacatataaaatcgTACTCTGATTTGTTTAGACTATTATATCTAATAAACTTTGGAACTgatgaaactattttttatgttttttttattccatgaAATGCAAGCTGAATGCAAATTCAGAGTTGCTCTATTTAACCCTTTTACCTAATCCTTGTAGCACAAGTTACCATTTAAGGTAATCATCGTTTCTACAAAAATATCTCCCAAAATATGAAATCAAAGTTTAAAATTGTGTAAGtagttaaaattaacatatgtgGAGAACCTATTTGTAGCTTGTTTTATTGTTCttgtgaatgaatgaatttaataatatcttattattcTCACGATTATCCAAATCAGTtggtatttaatttgtaaaatgtagTAAGTTGCAACTTTCTCCCAGATAAATTTAGTAACAGATAAAATCGAATACTCCATCCAATGAAATGTCCAATATCCTCATCACCATTGTAGATTaactaattattacatttttgtgtttaactgTAAAGACATACCCACACATGGCATCGACTTGTTGACTTATGGTCGTAATAATAGACAATAACGCACGTATTGTAAGCCACCAATGCTCTTTGCGCTCAACCTTAAAGTGGGAGCAGGCTCCGACACTTTACACAAAGTCTAATTCTCGATGTGCGGATATATCTTTTTGTATTGATATCAACTTAGTTCTATTTGAAAGAGTCTTAACATAGtcatataaaagtaatacaacctaatatacataaattatagagATTCATATCAATAGAAACTGCAACACCAAAACTATTGAgtaattataacttaatatatataatctttcaAGACATATTTCATATtgaaaaagtattcatttacttcacttgaaatttttaatatcataattacaatgttataaatgattttgcgaactataaataaattttagttctattgtgtatttttatgatCAATAGATAACTACTCTCTAGTCAAAGTATTAAATGCATAATTTGTATTGGATATGGcagataaacaatttttaaatataacactttTAAACACTTtcctaattatataaaaaaatatttaatcttcaAAAATTTTTCAGGGACTTCTCATATTTCGTTGCATTGTTTCTATTGAGATGAACCttacaaagtaatttataaatacaatttatatataattaatataaataaattttcaacaatataaATGGTCGAGTAACTTTATCTGAATTTGCATCACGCCTACAATCTAGAGGGTACTAAACAAAAGTGCCCAGCTTGGCTGGTTTGTCCCCGGCAATAATGAGATGGTGGCATTATAGTAATCGATGCCTGTCTTCATGACACTCGTCGCTCTCGTCAGAATCGCTGTGCGAGCAGTACGAGGAGTCGCTCCAGTGCTGAAATTCCTCCTTGTGATGCTCGAGCGCCATCAGCGACGGGAACAGACTATCGCAGGAGCTGCAGCTGTAACAGAACGGTTAAATCAGTAAGACACTTGACACACATATGACACTAAAACAACTAATAAAGAAATTCATACGGTCTAAACCTACCCTTAAGTTTTTTCaagtaatttgtatatatagtatatattgtgTCCAAATGTTTTGCAATTTAAAAGCTATCTTAAACATCTTCTCcagaatatataacataaaaaagctcAATctgtattacattaatatttactagTGAGCTAAATGAGCTAAATGGTGTCTGTAAACAACGTAACGCTATAGCTACATGTGTGTTCATTTTACATGtaaagtttgaaataatatGCAACTATTTTAAACTGGTAAGTACTTCCTATTCTTACTCGTATTATAATTTGTGAAAGTGTATTTTCTTGTATTGCTTTAACGCCTCAGTGAAATTTTGCTCATGTTTTAATACCTTTTTTTGTGATGATCGTTCATCGCTATATCATTGTATTATACTAAGTAGGTATAATACTTACTATTTagaatatagtttatttgaaaaaaataatatttacccaaAATGTCTTTTCTTCTGCTGGTGGTCACTCAGCTGACGTCGACTCGGGAATGATCGGTCACAGACGTTGCAGGTCAGTGCTTcatctgaaaatattttaaattttctataaatttcatAACTTATGCATTAACATtgctgttataaatataattaagatttgATTAGTTAAAATAACTCTTGTTATTATTAATGGCGTTGAAAAATTTATGATTGTGCTCTTTTAAGTCAAACTAAAATAGGTAATGATTCCTTTTTAACACTAAATAAGTGTACctatatattgatattgtataatatacgtAAAACGATCACTTACaatctttttataaaatgatgacTCACGCTGCTGTATACATTGTTTACTTGTACCTTTGAGGTATATGTTAGGAACCATCCCGTAACTACCGGTATGTAGTCAGTAATGTGTATCTCAATTAAATTAACTACGCCGTCGTCGTCAACGGTAAATAAGATTATTGCcaattttttaatagacatctgtttcttttataatataatagtagtagCTATTATTAAGGGTATGATAACAGGAAAGCTCCagctttatatgaaataaaagatCATCAgacttttaaagtttatttacaatGTATTCCTAATTAAACCTTTCACTTGTACAGCCCACACACTCAAAAACATATATGTCAGTCCCAAttcataaagttaaataaacacaatgaTAAGCGCAGTTTagaaaataatcatataaattcattaagtatcttaatttatgtattatttgtgCTTTCTGTTTACAGTTTATGATAtgtataagtttaaaattacaaatgcaTTGAAACAATAACAATGAACACatctatgattttatttaaggcccctttttattttgaaaaataatgaataccAGTCAGTTACAAAATATGAATTAGATGGAATAATTAAAACACCAAAGAGATACTGGCAATCAAATAGaattatttctattcatataaataaaattgtagattaaaataataaaatggttaCCATTccgtgaataaattaaaaataatactctaATTAGCtagtacataatttataatgaaccTAATATAGCCTTATATTCGACATAAAATTAGTTGGTCAAAATTATGAGTTATTagtcaattttaaaaacaatacttaaattgttcagttttttaaataaaaaaaaaaattgaattatgaaaactatttaaaagataacacataaaaaaagattacttGTGATAATATTACTGGTAAAAATCTAAGAAATCTTATACATAATAAggcaattgtattaaaaattaatttaaatgtaactaaaaatCCCATTgggtacaattttaaattacaaatttaacctATACTTAGATAATTTTTGCAGTCAAATGCatttaattatctgttaaaTGGGCAAGGTGTTTGACACAGATGACTTAAACATGCTACCAAAGAACCTCATTCCCGATGAACCACCGGGTATGGAGCCTAGCATCATCCACATTAGGGCTAGGACTTGAGCAACTGCGAAAATGACTGTCAATGGAGTGCTCTGCAGGTGAAGCGCACAGTATAATGTGGCTATTAATGTAAATCCGTAGAGAGACGTTGTCAAAGCCCTTTCCTTTGAGAATAGCGACTTCACATGTGCCCAGGGACCATAGAGGAAACTAAAACTGAAAACAGACAACAACATTAGTGagtaattatatacttatcatTAGTTTAAACCTAGCTTCACAATaatcaaaacataaattaatactaatagttttgtaatcaatttaatgatttatgtaTACATTGCGCACATAATTACATTATCACTAGTATTGTTAATGAGTTCAATGACTGTTCAGATGAAAATGCTGAGAGTATTAactagcatatttattttataccaagCTTATCATATTATTCTAACTTATTGGcctagttaatattttatatgcctGCACAATCCGAGGTGGATACaagcttaattaaaattaaaaattaaactgttAACAGTCTCATCAGAGAGCTATTCAATCAGATTATGATACTTGTGCACTCTACTATTCTACGTAATTAGCTCGTCTGTGTTAAGATAGGCTGCCATGATTAAAATTAGTCAAGAGGACATATAATAAGGCCGATATATAAATTGGTCCTTTAAAAGTAAGTGACAACTTTTCATTGACCATAGACTAAAGACCGGGGTGAGTACAATCACAAGGAACGGAACCTTGAAGTTCTTAAGGTTGGTATTTTTAAAGACCCCTATGTCTATTGGCTACTTACTATCAGGTAGCTCATATTGgcctattttacaataaaaacaggccatcctttttttattactcaTTTTGATCATTACATCCTCATTTCATCATCATTACTAGTAATGAGACTATATCTTATATACAGAAACACAATGATTTtcatatgttataatatgtatgcttaaaacataatatgtaaataaagctGTTTATTGTGATGTTGTTCACACAGTTAACACTATTTTAAGTATCAATTAACTTACCTCATTATAAAGAAGAGACTGCCCAAAGAGAATAAAAGGGCAAATTTTCTGGCTTGCAGTAGCAGAAGTGGTATATAGAAGAACGATAATGTAAAGCATAGTATACCCAAGAATAAGCATATACCGAAACCAAGAAACCGCTGTGTTCGAGTCTGCAATGAAAAATTTcgatgataatttaaaaacattcaaaacaaaacattttatttagataaacaATTTGGTACTTACTAaggtaaaatattctttttgtaCGTTTTCGAACCAAGTTCCGGTTGAGCTGGTACTGGTGGGAGATTCGTCATTGCTTCGTGAGAAGAAACTAGGAGTTGAGAATGGTAAACTAATTTTGTAACTTCGACGGCTTTCGTTTTGAAGTAGATACTGATCCAGGTCTGACTTTAAGTTTGCCATAATGCACTGTTACACTTTGTAAacgtattatttacaatttcttaatacgaaagtgtaataattattaatccaATGGAAATAATTCGTTATAACAACTGAACAAAGTTTCGCTTTCGTCTTCTATTT is part of the Vanessa cardui chromosome 14, ilVanCard2.1, whole genome shotgun sequence genome and encodes:
- the LOC124535012 gene encoding protein transport protein sft2, with product MANLKSDLDQYLLQNESRRSYKISLPFSTPSFFSRSNDESPTSTSSTGTWFENVQKEYFTLTRTQRFLGFGICLFLGILCFTLSFFYIPLLLLQARKFALLFSLGSLFFIMSFSFLYGPWAHVKSLFSKERALTTSLYGFTLIATLYCALHLQSTPLTVIFAVAQVLALMWMMLGSIPGGSSGMRFFGSMFKSSVSNTLPI